CTAGCCCTAAGCCATTAAATCCaccctcagtgctgctgagccCAATGCCATCAACGGCAGGGCTGCCACGAGCTGCAACACGGCCACGCACCAACTCCACAATCACCTCCACAATCACCCACACAAACTCACACGTTCTCTAACGTTGCCACAGCTGGGTAAAGCAAGGCGCTCTCTCCACCAAGGAGACAGCAACTGCCACGGTCTGAAGagccaggctcctgccttcACCTCCCCTCATCTGCCAAACCGAGACACAACCCCAGCACCTTTCTGCTCTCGCACACGCAGCGAAGTGAATCAGCTGTCCGAGCCAGTCAGGCTCAGAGCTCTGGACGCTGCACATCCGACAGCGACTGCGAGTGGCGCGGCACTGCCGGGGTCCGAGCCCTCCGAGGGAGCAGCTCAGGCGGTGTCCAGGCTGGGCAGCCCCCCAGCCTCGCTCCCGGCGCCACGGGGAGCAGCTCAGCGACCGGGGGTCTGAAAACCTCTCGACCTCCCCCTTCCTTTTTCACGCCGCACCAACtccccccaccagcccctcccCGGCAAGGCCGCGGCCAGCGAGGGCACAGCCACGACCCGCAGCCCCCTCCCGCCGCACGGCCcagcgcggccccgcgccccccccgcgGCCCGGCGCTGACCGACGCCCAGCAGGGTGGTCCAGAAGGCGAGGCCGAGCCCCGAGTAGAGCAGGGCGAGCCCGGTcatggcggcggcggcaccgggCAGAGCTGGCGGACCGGAGCGGGCGGGCCGGGTCACCTGGCGCCGGGGCACGTGACCGGAACCGCAGCGCCGCGCGGAACCGGCGTGACGGCACCGGCACCACCCCGCCCGCTCATTGGCTGCCTGGTCCGGCAGACGCGGCAAAACTACACAGACCATAAGGCACCGCGAGCAGTGCCTCTTCCCATTGGCTCCCTCCCCCGGGGCGGGGTTTCAGAGCGCGATGTCGCGCTCCCATTGGCCGGCGCCGCGCCGCATCCCGGAAGCGGGCTCTGGGCGCCGCGTGCCACCATGGCCGCCGCCTTCAGCAGTGACGGGGAGGTTGCGCTGCGGCGGGAGCTGCGGCCGGTGGCGGCGGCACCGCGGGGCGACCTCGACGGCTTCTACGAGATGGGCCGGGCCGCCGCCTTCGTGCGGGACGGCGGGTTCTGCAAGGTGGGGGTGGAGCGAAACTAAGAGCCGCGCGCCGCCCCTTCCCGGGTGCCTCCTCCCCCGTCCCTCACCCCCTGTACCCCCCTCAGGTCGCCCTCCAGTTCCCCGACGAGCTCCTGGCGGACGCGGCAGCGGTGGCGGCCCGGATGGAGGCGGCGACCGGGGCCGAGATGTTCGTGCTGGGAGACACCACGTACGGCAGGTCGGTGGGAGCCGCGGGGGGTGTCCCGGGGCTCCCCCGCGGGCAGGAGCGGGGCTGAGGGGACGACGGTGCCAGAGAGGATGGAGAGAGAGCTCCGGGTGCCGCAGAGCCCGTCTGATACCGGCTTGTCCCCGCAGCTGCTGCGTGGACGAAGTGGCCGCGGAGCACGCGGGTGCCGAGGCGGTGCTGCACTACGGCCCGGCCTGTCTCAGCCCCTGCGGAAAGCTGCCGGTGCTGCACATCTTTGGGCAGCAGCCGCTGGACGTCGGGCGCTGTGCAGAGGCGTTCCGGGAGCTCTACCCCGAGCGGCAGAGCCGCGTGGTGGTGCTGAGCGACGTGGTCTATGCCCATGCGATGGGTGAGTgccccggggcagggaggggcGCTCTGGCACAGCTCCGAGCTCTGCAGGCAGGCATTCCACAGACACTGGCAGCCTTGATTTCTGTCCTTACCtttcccctgctctgtcccaccTTTTGCGGCTCGGGACTTGTGGCCGTGTTTagttctcactcctctctcccttcaggtgagctggagcagcagttgTGCCCCGAGTATCCCAACAtcaccttctccaggctggagtGTGgggaccctcctgcccctgcgcTGCCTGGGGAGGAGCGGAGGTTTGGCCGCCGGTTCCTGGCGGAGGCtccaggggggctgcaggactACGCCATGTTCTACGTGGGGGCCGAGGGCCTGGCCCTCACCAACTTCATGCTGACCTGGAACCGCTGCCCCTTCAGCTCCTTTGACCCCACCacgggctgcggccgccacgAGACCCTCAATGTGAACCGGGCGCTGATGCGCCGCCTGTACCTGGTGGAGCGGGCGCGGGACGCACGTGTGGTGGGGATCCTGGTGGGCACCCTGGGCGTGGTGGGGTacctggccctgctgcagcGTCTCCGGGAGCTGCTGCGCCGTGCCGGGAAACGCAGCTACACCCTGGCCGTGGGGAAGCCCAACCCCGCCAAGCTGGCCAACTTCCCGGAGGTGGACATCTTTGTCCTGGTGGCCTGCGCTCAGAACTCCCTCCTGGACTCCAGTGACTTCTACCGGCCTGTTGTGACTCCCTACGAGCTGGAGCTGGCCTGTAACCCAGCCAGAGAGTGGACAGGGAGCTACCTCACAGACTTCCGAGACCTGCTGCCGGGTATCAGCTACAGACCAGCTGCCCAGTGCCCTCCAGAGCGCATCCTGCCTGGCTGCCATGCCTGTAGGGCGAGCTCCAGGATAGATGTACCACCAGGCTAACATTGCTGTTTTCTGGCAGGTGCCTGTGCACACATGGAGCTCCCACCGGCCATCCCCGCAGCGGAGGCCATTCCCGACGTCTCGCTGATCACGGGAGAGATGAGAGCTGCCCACCTCTGCGACCCCCCGgcctcccagctgccccccAGCACCACCCTGGCCTGCAGGGACCAGACTCGGGCCCTCGCGGAGATCAGCCCTGCTGGTTTGTGTTGGTTTCATGGTGGGTCCGAGCCCTGGTGCAGGGGCAGCACcgcctccctgctcccagtaacaattccctttctctctcctcccagcctccttCCTGGAGTCCCGCAGCTGGCGgggcctggagcagcagctgggacagaCGCCCATCTCCAAGGCTGTGCAGGGCCGGCGAGGGATTGCCATTGCCTACGAGGATGAAGGGTGTGAGCAACCCTGATCTGGCAGCACCATCAGCACCAAGCCAGGAGCAGGGCCCTGGGCATTGCCTGCCCCTGGGTGTTAGACCCACAGGGGCCTGGACCTGCTGCCAGCTACCCCTGTGCTGGATGCAGCCTTGGGTCAGTAGtactgcagcaggagagcaggagtTGCACATGTGCTTGGGAATGCCTGTGTCACCCTGAGGCTCATGGCCCAGGGCAACAGCATGGACAGATATGTGGCCCAGACCTGGCCTCCAAGGGATCCCTGGTCCAGGGCAGCTTTGGCCCTACATGGAAAGGTCACAGCTTTGCAAGAGCTGACAGTGCTGGGACTTTAGGCCTTtgtgggctgctgctgctgactgaAGCTGAACTGAAGAGGACTTGTGAGTGAACccttctttaaaataaaacacgGCCTGAGGAGCACAAATGGGTGATACTAGCTGTCCCAGAGTGATAAAACAGATTATGGTGCCCCCTTGGGGAGCACAGCTCTGTGTACAGGCTAAAACCAGCCTGAGAGAACAGAAAACCAGAACTGGGAACCCCAGGAATGAGAGCATGATCTAGGCTGGGGCACTAAGgcaagggcagga
This genomic window from Pseudopipra pipra isolate bDixPip1 chromosome 9, bDixPip1.hap1, whole genome shotgun sequence contains:
- the DPH2 gene encoding 2-(3-amino-3-carboxypropyl)histidine synthase subunit 2 isoform X2, which translates into the protein MSRSHWPAPRRIPEAGSGRRVPPWPPPSAVTGRLRCGGSCGRWRRHRGATSTASTRWAGPPPSCGTAGSARSPSSSPTSSWRTRQRWRPGWRRRPGPRCSCWETPRTAGELEQQLCPEYPNITFSRLECGDPPAPALPGEERRFGRRFLAEAPGGLQDYAMFYVGAEGLALTNFMLTWNRCPFSSFDPTTGCGRHETLNVNRALMRRLYLVERARDARVVGILVGTLGVVGYLALLQRLRELLRRAGKRSYTLAVGKPNPAKLANFPEVDIFVLVACAQNSLLDSSDFYRPVVTPYELELACNPAREWTGSYLTDFRDLLPGACAHMELPPAIPAAEAIPDVSLITGEMRAAHLCDPPASQLPPSTTLACRDQTRALAEISPAASFLESRSWRGLEQQLGQTPISKAVQGRRGIAIAYEDEGCEQP
- the DPH2 gene encoding 2-(3-amino-3-carboxypropyl)histidine synthase subunit 2 isoform X1 yields the protein MAAAFSSDGEVALRRELRPVAAAPRGDLDGFYEMGRAAAFVRDGGFCKVALQFPDELLADAAAVAARMEAATGAEMFVLGDTTYGSCCVDEVAAEHAGAEAVLHYGPACLSPCGKLPVLHIFGQQPLDVGRCAEAFRELYPERQSRVVVLSDVVYAHAMGELEQQLCPEYPNITFSRLECGDPPAPALPGEERRFGRRFLAEAPGGLQDYAMFYVGAEGLALTNFMLTWNRCPFSSFDPTTGCGRHETLNVNRALMRRLYLVERARDARVVGILVGTLGVVGYLALLQRLRELLRRAGKRSYTLAVGKPNPAKLANFPEVDIFVLVACAQNSLLDSSDFYRPVVTPYELELACNPAREWTGSYLTDFRDLLPGACAHMELPPAIPAAEAIPDVSLITGEMRAAHLCDPPASQLPPSTTLACRDQTRALAEISPAASFLESRSWRGLEQQLGQTPISKAVQGRRGIAIAYEDEGCEQP